The DNA sequence AAACAAAAGTCACATTTATGGTTATTTATAACAATAGCTCAATTAAAGTCTTAGGTGACGTTGGCACAAAGGAGTTTGAATACACCTTGGCACACTATAACTTCTGCCAGATGGTAGGGTCTGATATTCTTGATTCCCTAATTAAATATTTCACATtccaacaacaaacaaaaactacaATTATTATTCTTGATTTATATGAAGACACATACTCTGTGATCTTGCTGTCATTGACATGTGTTGTTGAAATGTCTGTGGTTATGATTCAGAATAAAATTTGATCACTTTTAAGGAGCCATTTATGGTGTTATCCATACATATCTCATTTGGATgagatcatcatcatcatcaacaatactactaatattattattattatcattataataAAGTGCTTAAAATGCATTCCAAAAAAACAATCAAACGTGTGTTACTGTTACAAGTACAGTGGGACGTGAATGCTCTTCTCATGTGGTGGATTGCGGGTTTTCTTTCTCAGAAGTTCTTCCACACATATTGAGCAGAGCTTTCTGGTAATTTCTCGCCAAGAAAAAGTACATCACCGGATCAAGTACTCCACTAACGCACGTGATAGCCGAAGTTAAGCGGTTAAAAAAAGCCAGAGAGCGAATTTCAGCGTCGGATACGCGGCCACGAATGCGGCCGATGTAAATCAACCGGTAGACGTGGTAAGGCACGAAAGCGACGAGGAAGAGAACCACAGTCATCACGATCATCGTCACCGCTTTACGCTGGATGCGAGTCCTGTCCTGGAAATTCATCAGTCTGAGTTTGCGTAAAATGAGGATGTAGGAGACGGTGAGGGTGACTAAAGGAATGCTGAACGCCACTGCCGTCGAAGGCATGGATCTGGAAGACGCCTTTTCCAGGTAGAGTTGACTACACACCGTCACATTGCGCGTTTCGGTCCGGATGGTGACGGTCTGGGGACTGAACAGCACGGGCAGCATCAGGACCACCACCGTTATCCACAGCATCACGGAGGTCGTTTGAGCGCTCCGCTTTCGCCGCAGACGCTGAGACTTCAGTGGCAGCACGACAGCCAGCAGGCGGTCGAGGCTGATCAGCATTACGAAATACATGCTGCAATAGAGATTTAGAAAGAAGAGGAACCCGACCAGGCGGCAGGACGCCTCTCCGAGCGGCCAGTTACTGTCTGAAGCGTGGTACACCACCCGCATAGGCAGGACCAACAGGTAGGACATGTCGGCTATCGCCAGGTTCATCAGAAACACCTTGGAAGCGCCGCAGTTCTTTCCACGTACGAATATCCATAGAGCTAAGGCGTTGCAAGGCACGGAGATGACAAATATTACGATGTAGAAGACGGCAAAGAACACGTTTTCTTCGTGGGACCCGGCCGAGTAGAGTCCGTTCCGCTCCACCTCGGAGTAATTCATAACTGTAGCGCAGGTTTACAGCCtggaacctgagagagatgaagaaagaTCTTATAAGATGTTTTAGCAAAGTATAAACATTTCCCCAGTAGCAACGCATTGGGTGAGTAATAATTTGtgtaaatttgtttttgtaaaaaaaaactttttaatgGCTGTAAGCCCTTTACATACATTGAATCATTGAATACACTTTATGATCAGTGTTTGTGTTCTAAATAGCCATCCATATATATCACGGAGGctgtatgtttatatatatatatatttttttttttccttaaagattatatatatatatatatataacctttaaggaaaataaaatatatatatatatatatatatatatatatatatatatatatatatatatatatatatatatatatatatataattttagaaACACTGAAGGACTTACCTGCTCCTTCTAATCCGTATCAGAATTCTCTTTAGTTTCACCTTGCGAGTCATTTAAAGACTTAAATGGGTAAAAGATCACGTCATTTactaagccccgcccccgtcGTCTTTCATTCTCAATATCGGCCTTCCTAAGTAGGCACAAAATACTACATACATATATGTAGTCATATAGCCagaggtaataataataataataataataatgcattttatttaatggcgccTTTCTAGCACCCAAGGACACCGTACAATAAAAGACAGTCATGAAATTAGACACaggaaataaacattaaagataaaactaaataaaataaaatattccaatcaAGACAGAGGAAGTTTTATAAAGAAAATGCAATTTTAAACAGATGAGTTTTGAGTCTGGATTTAAATTGTGAGTGAGTCTGTATTCCGGAGCGCAGGTGGTAGTGAGTTCCAGAGTTCCAGAGCTCTGCTCCCCATAGTGACTAGATGAACAGAGGGTACAGGTAACTGTATGGAAGAAGAGGATCTGAGAGTACGGGAGGGAGTGGTGACGAAGTAGATCTGACAGATATGAAGGAGAAAGATTGTGGATCACCTTAAATGTAAGCAGAAGAATTGTGTAATCTGAGCGGAACTTGATGGGTAACCAGTGTAGCTGTTGTAAaacaggagtgatgtggtgtgtggaggggttctGGTGATAATTCGGGCAGCAGGTTAGCGTTCCAGGTTcataaagtaaaagtcctcaccaggattttactcaagcttgctagattgtctaattagtgcaatccaggtaaaatgagtgaaataaacacaatccaggaagccggAGTAAAattctggtgaggacttttaatttctGAACCTGGACCGCGTAGCTTGCCACTTTGTTTGTTGGGGCTCGGTAAAAAACAGCACACCGCCTTTAGCTATTTTAATCACATCCGCTTCTTTACCGAGAGTGAATCTGACATCCGCGGGATGTTTTTAAATACGTGAAGATGATTTAATAAAATCAGACTAAGAAATTAGAAACACACCTAGTGTCTTCTTGTTGGATTTTCTGTAGTTTGGGCGGGCAAATGGCTGTCTGCGCATATGACAACTGAAATAGCTCTGCAGTTGTTTGACAACATAGTTCTATTTTACACTGcattttcagggttgccaactctcacgcaatgagcgtgagacacgcatttgactgtcttcacacgccatacattagatttctcacgctgaaaaaaatctaatttcTATGAtaatctatgattcaatgagttactagttcgctctgacgccaaccactggtgatcgatcgctttaggcgCAGCAGAGAGaaaacatataaacatataataattattatgtccatttgacaccccccccccccggcgcaaataaacatataataattaatgtgtccatttgacacaccccaccccaaacaaatctcactccaagtgattttgaaaagttggcaaccctgcattttAATGTCGGCTGAAAAAGGACACAATACAGATGACATGCAgaaatttattatttttatgccTACAGTTTTGCCTTCAGCTCATTTTGGgctgttctgttttttttaaagctttatACAACCAGAGGAAACCGTTCTATTTACAAAATCTATCTGAGCAAGCATAGTTTTACACCGTCTCTTTCTTGCATCATTTTTTCTACAATTTCAGAAAGGCATGCATAGAAATACAGTTTGGTACAACATGTTAACAAAACTAGACTAAATCTCATAAGAGcagttacagtatatacaggaGTAATTGAGAACACTTATCAATCACTATCATTCAACCATACATTTAGACATCGATGTTTATTAACTTAAAAACCACAGTCATCCAGTAAAGCTAGAGTGTTGTAGACAGGTAGATTTAGTTAGGGACAGCCCATTGTAAATGTACATCTAGAGTTTCTTAACACAGTATACAGGATTGTTTTGAATAATAATGATGGTAAACAGGTTTTGGCAAGTAGGCTTAAGGTTGGTGAGGAGACTGCATCACTCCGCACAGCTGTTActtcataataaaataaaattaaaagaaACTGGCAGTGAAACTGAACAGAAAGTTTCAGTGTAAAAATGTTAATTTGCTACCACTTGTCTACAGTATCGTTACAgttaaaacacaaacagctgCTGCAACCAATATTTCtcgagtaaaaaaaaaagatctaaATATAACCATCCAGAGTCATTTTAGAGCAAAGTGCTCATTATTTTACACTTTGTGAGTTATAACTCTTTTAATGTCTtaataacaaaaatatatatgtaataaaatCAGATATTAGAAATGGAATAATCCAAGATGACACTGTACAGTTAAATGAAATCTCTCTTGATTTCTTCCACAACTGTATTCCAATGTTTTTGTTAGCATGCATTTAGTTAAATTTAAGTTAGCACAGGGTGATGGCATTTGATATGAAAAAACTAACGAATAAACAAGCAATGTCATACTCAAACGTTAAACTGagctcccccacccacccagccccacccccaactCCCTAGAAAGTGCAGTCAGAACACTGTATGCAAGCCAACAGCAACATAATCATAAGGGCATTAAATTGTGTATTAAAAAAACCCCAAGAACTTGAGAAAATGAACAGTGAGGCCGCCTCGTTACGACGTGATTGCGTGATAGTGGCTGAGCGTTCTACGAAGTGTCCTTGGAGGCAGTTGCCATGGGGATGGCTGATTTCCCAGCACTCCCGTTGTGTGGCCGATTGTAACTGACGAagctgggtgtgtgtatggttcgGATACTCTTCACACCCTGAGCCAACATGGTGGGGGACAAAGGAGAGTGGGTagaagaagaggaaggagacCTGCCATTTTGGGTCTGTGCGGATAAAGACAGGCTTTTAGCACTGTGAGCAGCTGGTGCAAGCTTCAGAGAGCCATTAGAGAGGGAGGGGATAtgggaggagggggcggggatgtgggaggagggggcggggatcGAGCGATGGGTGGGAACGGAAGGCTTGTTGGTTGacacggaggaagaggaagaggaagagggggcAATCGAGGAGTTAACAGGGTTAGTGGAATCAGACTGGGGAGCACCTTTTCCTGTACTGGAGGAAAAAGCAGGGATTTTAGAGGCAGGCATGGTAGGGGAAGTGGATTTGTGATCTCCTCCAGATCTCTTAGCACTTCCGTTAGCCTGTAAACAAAGATGCCAAAACACACTGATTGTCAGCCATAGGGGAACTCATTGTGAAGATGTGAAGAATGTGTAAACACATTAAAATTACACTAGTACCATCTACAGTTAATTATCGGAGATTGAAGGCAGAAAATACATCAATTACTGactaagatacacacacacacacacacacacacacacacacagacacacgcacataaGTCAAGTATATTTTCAGAGTTTTGTTCAGGATTGTAAGTGAAAgcggagaggaggaggtagggAAAAGTAAAATCATTCGGGTTTTAAGTCGTATTTTAAAGTGAGCATTGCACAGTGTAAGGACAACCAACCAGAATGCAAGACCAGAGGACGCTCCAGGAGGTGTGGAGAAGGTGCATTGGGTAAAGGTTTCCAGAGGGCGGTGCAAATTTAGTAGGGGGTTGGTCCAGTTTGTTGGGGGAGGGGACTCATCCCCTTAGAGGCAAACTGGGGAAAGTGTCCAAGATTGGGTTTAGTAGACGAGCATCTTGGCTAGCGAGGAAGGTGTTATATTGTTATGTAGTTTGATAGAAATAAATGTTGGGTTAAAAGTGAGAAAGTGGAAGTGAAACTTGTCAGATGTGTGATATGGTTTAAGTTAGTAGTGTAAGCAGCATTTAGCCCAAGCAAGGCTATGTGGTAGCAGGACAGGTGTTAaccgagagagagaaaaaaaacttagtAGATGATACAGATTGTGTTTCAGTTTGGTCTTGTTTATCCTCGTCACCTACACAGCCCCAAAGCCAATGAGCAAGCAGAAGCATTTCCATGGTTACGAGATAGTCACATGCCTTCAGTCACAGCGGTCAGAGTACAGCCATAGATCCAAGATGGCCCTCGGCACTGAGCCATTCACACAAAGGACAGCGTATGAAAAATGATTTTGGTTAGTTCCATTCTCTTCAGGTCTCAAGCCCTATTTTAGCTCACAACTATCATATTCTCATTGTAATGTAAAGGGTGTAAATGCCcctaagtgtgtgtgtcctggctgTCCAGTGCTCCTATGATAAGACTACCTGGCGGAACTGCCTCTGAGAGTCCTGTAGCTTTTGCTGTTTTGatgccctctctctgtctgaggtGCCCGGAGGCTGCCTGGCCTTGGCACACACGGGCACCGGCATCCGACTAGTGGGTGAGGACACGCTGGCGTTCTGAAAGAGGGATTCAAACCACACAGgagaaaaaaggaataaaaagaaaggaACACAAAAAGTGCCATCTTGGGAGTACTTCTGTGAAGGAGACAAAGTCTGTACAAAAAACATTTGTGGGAGTTCATCAAATTGAAATCTGTAAATATCGGAAAGGAGCAATGAAGACGCATGCACAACAGTCCTTAACACCAACAGGAGAATCTTTTGTGCTTGTACCTTAAAACCCATTTTAAAAGAACCAGAAAAAAAAGGAGTGTGATTCTAA is a window from the Brachyhypopomus gauderio isolate BG-103 chromosome 13, BGAUD_0.2, whole genome shotgun sequence genome containing:
- the LOC143473316 gene encoding uracil nucleotide/cysteinyl leukotriene receptor; protein product: MNYSEVERNGLYSAGSHEENVFFAVFYIVIFVISVPCNALALWIFVRGKNCGASKVFLMNLAIADMSYLLVLPMRVVYHASDSNWPLGEASCRLVGFLFFLNLYCSMYFVMLISLDRLLAVVLPLKSQRLRRKRSAQTTSVMLWITVVVLMLPVLFSPQTVTIRTETRNVTVCSQLYLEKASSRSMPSTAVAFSIPLVTLTVSYILILRKLRLMNFQDRTRIQRKAVTMIVMTVVLFLVAFVPYHVYRLIYIGRIRGRVSDAEIRSLAFFNRLTSAITCVSGVLDPVMYFFLARNYQKALLNMCGRTSEKENPQSTT